One window of Sporocytophaga myxococcoides DSM 11118 genomic DNA carries:
- a CDS encoding AMP nucleosidase: protein MKTKDEIVKDWLPRYTGTPISEFGEYILLTNFINYVELFAEKFKVEVQGRNRAMQTATANNITIINFGMGSAMAATVMDLLSAIPPKAVLFLGKCGGLKKTKLGDLILPIAAIRGEGTSDDYAPPEVPALPSFRLQRAVSSMIKKHELDYWTGTVYTTNRRVWEHDEKFKQYLRDIRTMGIDMETATIFVVGFMNGIPHGALLLVSDNPMDPEGVKTEKSDKTVTEKYVKRHLEIGLDSLTELAGSGESVKHLIFE from the coding sequence ATGAAAACAAAGGATGAAATCGTAAAGGACTGGTTACCAAGATATACAGGTACACCCATTTCCGAATTTGGAGAATATATTCTTCTTACAAACTTTATCAACTATGTTGAACTGTTCGCGGAAAAATTTAAGGTAGAGGTTCAGGGAAGAAACAGGGCTATGCAAACAGCTACTGCCAATAATATTACGATTATTAATTTTGGAATGGGAAGTGCCATGGCTGCAACTGTAATGGACTTGCTTTCGGCAATTCCTCCCAAGGCTGTTTTATTTCTCGGAAAATGTGGCGGTCTGAAAAAAACAAAATTAGGAGATCTGATACTTCCAATTGCGGCAATCCGTGGAGAAGGTACTTCTGACGATTACGCACCTCCTGAAGTTCCTGCCCTTCCTTCCTTTCGCTTACAAAGAGCTGTATCCAGTATGATAAAAAAACATGAACTGGATTATTGGACAGGGACAGTTTACACAACTAACAGAAGGGTGTGGGAACATGATGAGAAATTCAAACAATACCTCAGAGACATTCGCACAATGGGTATTGACATGGAAACTGCAACTATATTTGTTGTGGGTTTTATGAATGGAATTCCACACGGAGCATTGTTATTAGTTTCTGATAATCCTATGGATCCTGAAGGGGTAAAAACAGAAAAAAGTGACAAAACAGTAACTGAAAAATATGTAAAAAGACATCTCGAAATAGGTCTGGACTCTCTCACAGAGCTTGCCGGATCAGGAGAATCTGTCAAACATCTAATTTTTGAATAA
- a CDS encoding type I restriction enzyme HsdR N-terminal domain-containing protein: MIPLKLPAFDIKIKDYENKTWIFDILRKKYVVLTPEEWVRQHFINLLITQFNYPKSLIKCESGLSYNKLRKRSDIVVYNRDAIPFLLIECKAPDVKITDAVFKQAATYNFVLKAPYFVVTNGINTFCCSVNHETKEVGYVNGLPAFPEN, from the coding sequence ATGATTCCCCTCAAACTCCCCGCATTCGATATTAAAATTAAAGACTACGAAAATAAAACATGGATATTTGATATACTAAGAAAAAAGTATGTTGTTTTAACTCCTGAAGAATGGGTAAGGCAACATTTTATAAATCTTCTGATTACTCAATTCAATTATCCTAAATCTCTAATTAAATGTGAGTCGGGACTTAGTTATAACAAGCTACGGAAAAGGTCAGACATTGTTGTTTATAACAGAGATGCTATACCTTTTCTTCTGATTGAATGCAAAGCCCCGGACGTCAAAATCACTGATGCTGTTTTTAAGCAGGCAGCAACCTATAACTTCGTTCTGAAAGCTCCTTACTTTGTCGTTACAAATGGAATCAATACTTTTTGCTGCAGCGTTAACCATGAAACAAAAGAGGTAGGCTATGTTAATGGCTTACCTGCATTTCCTGAAAACTGA